CTGGCAAGCTGCTCGGCTCTCTGCAGGGAAAGGACGCGTTCCCCGGTCTGCACGGTCCCGGCAGCAATCCGTGGTTGGCGGTGGTCGGCAACCGGCTGTTGCTGAACCCCGAAGGCCAGCACGGCGGCCAAGCTTTTATGCTGCTCGATCTGGACCTAAAGCCGCTGAGCGCCTGGCACCCGCCGCATCCGTCGGACAGTGCCTACGCCTGCATGGCAGCCATCTCGCCAGTCGTCGACGGCCGCATCTTCGTGCGTGGTCACGACGGTCTGTATTGCTACGACCTGCGGTAGGAGCATGGGCCCATGACCAAGTCGAATAGTGTGGTGCCGATGCTCTCTTGGCTGTGTATCAGCCTGTGGCTTGCTTCCGTCCAGGCAGAGTCGCCGGCATTCGACCGCACTATCCAGCCGTTGCTGGCGAAGCACTGCGTCGAATGTCACGGGGCGGAAAAGCCGAAGGCCGACATCCGGCTCGACGGGCCGGTTCCGAACTTGGTCGATGCCAAGACGCGGGAGCGGTGGGAAAAGGTCTACGCGATGCTCGTCCGCGGCGAGATGCCGCCGAGCGAAAAGCCGAAACTCACCACGGACGAGTTGGAAACGCTGACAAAGTGGATTCGCCAAGAGGTCGAACGCGGCGTGCTCGCCGATCGCGGCGGCGCGGGGCGGACTACCATGCGGCGGCTGACGCGAGTCGAATACGCGCGGCTGCTCCAGGATGTGCTCGGGTTGCATTTCGCCAACGTGCCACTCCAACTGCATGAGAAGCTGCCGAACGACCCGCAGAATCCGACGCCCGTTAACGACGGCGATCTGCTCACGTTTCAAAGCCTGCATTTGAAGACGTACGTCGAACTGGCCGAGCGGGCCGTCACGGCGACGCTCGCCACGGAGGAGCGACCGCGGCCGTTTGAATATCGGATCGAGGCTCGGGGACTCACCCCGTCGACCATTTACGCGACCCACCGGGGATTCCTCAGCAAGTTCCCGCCGCTGGACAACAACAAGACGCGGCTCGCGCCAGTTACGATCGGTTCGGCCGATTGCACGCCGGACGGCGCGGTGCGGCTGCCGCCGATCTTTCGCGTCGACAACTATCTGGGGCGCGACAAGATCAACGTCGGCTCGTGGTATATCTCGCTGCCGTACTTCGAGCCGCATGGCGTGCTGCACCTCCGCATTCGGGCCGGCGCGGTGTTTCCTTCGGGCGAAGGAGCCCCGATCCTCCGCGTGTCGCTTTACAACAACGTCGACAACGAACGGTTCGGCAAGCAGGTCGCGTCGTTCCCGGTCACGAACCCGGCCGACTCGCTGCGCGATTTCGACGTGGAGATTCCGTTCGACCTGATCGACTTTCCCTACGTGTTGTTTCAGCGTTCGAAGCACGTTTCGGTGCGGATCACGAACGACTACATGCCGATCGCAGACCGCGGCCCGCCTCCGTCCGGCGAAAAGGGAAAGCCCGCGCCGCCGTGGCCGTGGGACGAGCCGCAGCTTGTCATCGACCACGTCGAAGTCACGGGGTCGGGAGCCGGCGACTGGCCTCCGCGTCGGCATCGCGAGTTGCTCGCGGCCGGCGATGGCATAGAAAACGAACGAGATCGCGCGGGGGCGATTCTGGCGAGCGTGGCGGCGAAAGCGTGGCGGCGGCGAGTGGAAAAGGACGAACTCGCGCCGTTCGTTGCGCTCTACGAGAAACGTCGTATCGCCGGCGACAATCGCGATGCGGCGCTGCAGCAACCGCTGACGGCTGTGCTCACATCGCCGTTTGCGCTCTACGCCGTCGAACGCAAGTCCGAGCAGATCACGCCGCTCAGCGGGATCGAGCTGGCGAATCGGCTGTCGTTGTTCCTCTGGGGAACCGGGCCGGATCGCGAGTTGCTGGAACTAGCTAACGACAGTCGAGGTACGCTTCGCGATAAACAAATCCTCGCCGCGCAGGTCGAACGAATGCTCAACGACCCGCGCAGCCATGTGTTCACCGAGGACTTCGTCCGACGCTTGCTCTCGCTGGATCGTGTCGAAACCGATCCAATCGAATTCAACCTCGTCCAGAAAACATTCCACAGCCACCAAGTAGCCGCACTCCGCGAAGAACGACTGAAAAACGATCTTGCGCTCGAGCCAGTTCGGTTCTTCGAGCACCTATTGAAGGAAAACCGCTCGCTCTACGAGCTGATTGGCAGCGAGCAGCTTGTCGTGAATGACCGGCTAGCCCGCTACTACGGCATCGACGAGCCGGCTGGCGCCGACTTCCGCCCGGTCGCCGCGCCGCCCGATCGCTGCGCGGGCTGGCTGACGATGGCGGGCGTACTGGCCGCCGCGTCGCGGGGAAACAAGGAGTCGACGATCCTCCGCGGCGTCTATCTGCTCGACCGCATCCTGGGCGAATCATCCGGCACGCCGCCGGGCAACGTCGAACCGCTCGAAGTTCAAGCCAAGGCCGACGCGAAGCGCCGCCAATTAACGATACGCGAACAGGTGAAGCTGCACACGTCCCTCAACACCTGTCAGCTTTGCCATCGCAAGATCGACCCGCTCGGTTTCGTCTGGACGGACTTCGATTACCTCGGCCAGAAGATCGTGCCCAAGCCCGATAAGCCCTTGGACCTGAATTGCTCCGGCACATTTCCCGACGGTCGCTCGTTCGCGAATCTCGACGAATTCGCGTCACTGCTGCGCGGCAAATCAACGACCGATCGCTACCAGTTCGGCGAAGTGCTGATCCGCAGCCTCACCCGTTACGCCCTCGGCCGGCAATTGACGTTGCATGACGACCCACTGATCGCCGACCTTGTTGCCGCCGC
Above is a window of Anatilimnocola aggregata DNA encoding:
- a CDS encoding DUF1592 domain-containing protein, whose protein sequence is MTKSNSVVPMLSWLCISLWLASVQAESPAFDRTIQPLLAKHCVECHGAEKPKADIRLDGPVPNLVDAKTRERWEKVYAMLVRGEMPPSEKPKLTTDELETLTKWIRQEVERGVLADRGGAGRTTMRRLTRVEYARLLQDVLGLHFANVPLQLHEKLPNDPQNPTPVNDGDLLTFQSLHLKTYVELAERAVTATLATEERPRPFEYRIEARGLTPSTIYATHRGFLSKFPPLDNNKTRLAPVTIGSADCTPDGAVRLPPIFRVDNYLGRDKINVGSWYISLPYFEPHGVLHLRIRAGAVFPSGEGAPILRVSLYNNVDNERFGKQVASFPVTNPADSLRDFDVEIPFDLIDFPYVLFQRSKHVSVRITNDYMPIADRGPPPSGEKGKPAPPWPWDEPQLVIDHVEVTGSGAGDWPPRRHRELLAAGDGIENERDRAGAILASVAAKAWRRRVEKDELAPFVALYEKRRIAGDNRDAALQQPLTAVLTSPFALYAVERKSEQITPLSGIELANRLSLFLWGTGPDRELLELANDSRGTLRDKQILAAQVERMLNDPRSHVFTEDFVRRLLSLDRVETDPIEFNLVQKTFHSHQVAALREERLKNDLALEPVRFFEHLLKENRSLYELIGSEQLVVNDRLARYYGIDEPAGADFRPVAAPPDRCAGWLTMAGVLAAASRGNKESTILRGVYLLDRILGESSGTPPGNVEPLEVQAKADAKRRQLTIREQVKLHTSLNTCQLCHRKIDPLGFVWTDFDYLGQKIVPKPDKPLDLNCSGTFPDGRSFANLDEFASLLRGKSTTDRYQFGEVLIRSLTRYALGRQLTLHDDPLIADLVAAARRDGWRLRNVIISIVLSKSFNQG